A stretch of Ranitomeya variabilis isolate aRanVar5 chromosome 3, aRanVar5.hap1, whole genome shotgun sequence DNA encodes these proteins:
- the LOC143816922 gene encoding uncharacterized protein LOC143816922, translating to MCRADCKCVFNLQNHQDTAAAHQDTAAAHQDTATAHQDHKTMSSSDSPPPQQQRVSEAESDEELSEGGETGGEMQVEEEPSAAAAAPAAAAEGSPRQSQSRRTRRHGRPSASQRAPAEEEDDDDDIDIDCLIEEVREREPLWNMADRRHADTGVTRRLWDEVCRNLFPRRESLHPQQQSKLVGKIRKRWRSLRDRFKREFNDEMKAPSGSAGRKRSKYKYGQALSFLRRTMLSRVTFSSHRAPASSSAPSGAIPPESATEGHVGRPHTSVPSSDPSVLSSDPSVPSTSSAPSSGALLQASLLASDAEQLAFPLPHPSDPATSTPPLGSWRQRQRGQERSYAPEFLHLNASFQGSFKILGEQVTAGFNMVQSRISETSQETSSRLDRLHSAVSPDPANLFFQSMLMSMEKLSFEQQMRVMNTCHNAALQAINESTHTPHRTSTPIPHQAPFPHHTPHYQTQPQYPHQQHYQTQLQSPHQHHYQTPRHSHYPTQSQYPTQSPQQSRPLDQITSPMFSLLNFSLPPTPTPPPSGQPLGLTPTSTAPQTSRVSPPIDVVQPSGTSSSHISTQHFENL from the exons atgtgtcgagcagattgcaagtgtgtctttaacttacagaaccaccaggacacagccgctgcccaccaggacacagccgctgcccaccaggacacagccactgcccaccaggaccacaaaacgatgtcctcttctgacagccctcctccacagcaacagcgtgtatcg gaagctgaatcagatgaggagctgtcagaagggggcgagacgggtggagagatgcaagtggaggaggaaccaagt gctgctgctgctgctcctgctgctgccgctgaaggctctcccagacagtcccagagtcggcggactcgtcgccacggtcggccatca gcttcacagcgtgctcccgcagaagaggaggatgatgatgatgacattgacatcgattgtctcatcgaggaggttcgcgagcgggagccgctgtggaacatggctgaccgcaggcatgctgataccggtgtcacccgtcggctctgggacgaagtgtgtcgcaacctgtttccaaggcgggagagccttcatcctcagcagcagagcaaactag ttggaaagattaggaagcggtggcggtcactgagggatcgctttaagagggaattcaatgatgagatgaaggccccgagtggctctgcaggaaggaagaggagcaaatataaatatggccaggccctctccttcctgaggcgaacaatgctaagcagagt caccttctccagccaccgggcgcctgcatcttcctctgcgccctctggagcgatccctcctgagtccgccactgagggccacgtcggtaggccccacacctctgtcccctcctctgacccctctgtcctctcctctgacccctctgtcccctccacttcatccgccccaagcagtggagcattattgcaggcttcattgctcgcatctgatgctgaacagttagcgttccctttaccccacccctctgatcctgccacctcgacaccaccattaggttcgtggcggcagcgccagaggggtcaggaaaggagctatgctcctgagttcttacacctgaatgcatccttccaaggctctttcaaaattttgggagagcaagtgactgctggtttcaacatggtgcaatcacgcatcagtgaaacaagccaggaaaccagcagtcgcttggataggctgcattcagctgtaagtcccgatccggccaacctttttttccaatccatgctcatgagcatggagaagctttcttttgagcaacagatgcgggtaatgaatacctgccataatgctgcactgcaggccattaatgaatcgacccacacacctcaccgcacctccactccaattccacaccaggccccatttccacaccataccccccattaccaaacccagccccaatacccacaccagcagcattaccaaacccagctccaatccccacaccagcaccattaccaaaccccacgccactcccactaccctacccagtcacaatacccgacccagtccccacaacaatcccggcccctagaccaaattacttccccaatgttttccttactgaacttttctcttccacctaccccaacaccacccccctctggtcagcctcttggtttaacccccacttccactgcaccccaaacaagtagggtttccccacctatcgacgtggtccaaccttccggcacatcctcctctcatatctccacccaacactttgaaaatttgtaa